The following proteins come from a genomic window of Hugenholtzia roseola DSM 9546:
- a CDS encoding outer membrane beta-barrel protein — protein MKTTKFLFLLFFVFALSLSASAQVNTSIGLRAGLNVANFYGKDAEPYSGKVGANAGLVFNYSVVPTFGITAEVDFAMKGASLQSDNAPDITTSLNYGQLAIIPTYYFVSEGSDIVPKVFIGGSYGILLSAKQKIGDAAAQDVKANFESGDLGLLLGAGLHYSLGEGKWLLFDVRFHRGLTDITKSSLSTLNNGVLALNVGITFPLGNY, from the coding sequence ATGAAAACTACAAAATTCTTATTTCTCTTGTTTTTTGTATTTGCCCTTAGCCTTTCTGCTTCGGCACAGGTGAATACTTCCATCGGTTTGCGTGCAGGCTTGAATGTGGCAAATTTCTACGGCAAAGATGCCGAGCCTTATAGCGGCAAAGTAGGGGCTAATGCAGGTCTTGTCTTCAATTATAGCGTCGTGCCTACTTTCGGCATTACCGCCGAAGTGGATTTTGCCATGAAAGGGGCTTCTCTACAATCCGACAATGCACCTGATATTACCACATCGCTTAATTATGGTCAGCTTGCCATTATCCCTACCTACTATTTTGTGAGCGAGGGTTCGGATATTGTTCCGAAGGTCTTTATCGGTGGTAGTTATGGCATTTTGCTTTCTGCCAAACAGAAAATAGGTGATGCCGCTGCGCAAGATGTCAAAGCCAACTTCGAAAGCGGCGATTTGGGCTTGCTCTTAGGTGCAGGGCTGCATTATAGCTTAGGCGAGGGCAAGTGGCTTTTGTTCGACGTGCGCTTTCATCGCGGCTTAACCGACATTACGAAAAGTTCGCTCTCTACACTCAATAATGGCGTTTTGGCTCTTAATGTAGGCATTACTTTTCCTTTGGGGAATTATTAG